A single Fusarium oxysporum Fo47 chromosome IV, complete sequence DNA region contains:
- a CDS encoding beta-lactamase/transpeptidase-like protein, whose protein sequence is MLSRLKITHHSLFAASFKLPTRIKSFSALAMARTIEKNFQAAIDSGKINGGIICATNSKGDFTYNKALGQRTLLSGEKRPQQLDDVLCLASATKLIASIAALQCVDDGLLTLKGDLSKVAPELAEKQVLTGWSENDEPILEPACQPVTLEMLLSHSAGVAYDFLEPTIGKWSRKYKPKDGKKRKVEDTFIYPLLHQPGKGWMYGSGLDWAGRIVERVTGNTLEEHVHERILKPLGLKTDAQFFPVTREDLRERLVDLNPDDPKGLGYAVMGQGAEINGRTDGCFGGHGLAMPAPTYLKITQSLLANDGKLLKPETCADMFQNHLAPEALSGQQGMLASPLGPFFRVGIGEETKLGHGLGGTITLEDVEGWYGAHTMSWGGGLTFAWFIDRKNDICGVGAILAKLPLDGGVASDLKDVFRKDIYQKYGAWKKNGEV, encoded by the coding sequence ATGCTATCAAGACTGAAAATCACTCATCACTCACTTTTCGCTGCATCCTTCAAGCTACCAACCAGAATCAAATCTTTCTCCGCTCTGGCAATGGCGAGAACCATCGAGAAGAACTTCCAAGCCGCCATCGACTCTGGCAAGATCAACGGGGGCATTATCTGTGCTACCAACTCTAAAGGAGACTTCACCTATAATAAAGCCCTCGGCCAGCGAACTCTCCTCTCCGGTGAAAAGCGTCCCCAACAGCTCGATGATGTCCTCTGTCTTGCATCAGCTACAAAGCTCATAGCCTCCATCGCAGCTCTGCAGTGTGTGGACGATGGTCTTCTCACTCTCAAGGGGGATTTATCAAAGGTTGCGCCGGAACTGGCGGAGAAGCAGGTCCTCACAGGATGGTCAGAAAACGATGAACCGATTCTTGAACCAGCGTGTCAACCTGTCACGCTTGAGATGCTGCTTTCGCACAGCGCTGGAGTGGCGTATGATTTCTTGGAGCCGACTATTGGAAAATGGAGCAGAAAGTATAAACCTaaggatggaaagaagagaaaggtaGAAGATACTTTCATCTATCCTCTTTTGCATCAACCTGGAAAGGGGTGGATGTACGGCTCTGGTCTAGATTGGGCTGGTCGAATTGTTGAGCGCGTTACCGGAAATACCTTGGAGGAACATGTTCACGAGCGTATCCTGAAACCTCTTGGTTTGAAAACCGACGCACAGTTCTTTCCCGTCACAAGAGAGGATCTGCGTGAGCGTCTCGTCGATCTCAACCCCGATGATCCAAAAGGTCTCGGCTACGCAGTCATGGGTCAAGGGGCCGAAATCAACGGCCGTACAGATGGATGTTTCGGCGGCCATGGCCTCGCAATGCCTGCACCAACCTATCTCAAAATCACCCAATCCCTACTCGCCAACGACGGAAAGCTCCTTAAGCCCGAAACCTGCGCCGACATGTTTCAGAACCATCTTGCCCCTGAAGCACTTAGCGGTCAACAGGGCATGCTAGCTAGTCCACTCGGCCCTTTCTTTAGAGTTGGTATCGGCGAGGAGACGAAGCTTGGGCATGGGCTTGGAGGCACTATCACGCTTGAAGACGTTGAGGGGTGGTATGGTGCTCATACTATGTCTTGGGGTGGAGGTTTGACGTTTGCGTGGTTCATTGATCGCAAGAATGATATTTGTGGTGTTGGAGCTATTCTTGCAAAGTTGCCTCTTGATGGAGGGGTTGCGAGTGACTTGAAGGATGTTTTCAGAAAGGATATTTATCAAAAGTATGGTGcgtggaagaagaatggtGAGGTATAA
- a CDS encoding Dehydroquinase: MSRRLLLINGPNLNLLGTREPHIYGSTTLSDVESSASAQAESLSSSLVSFQANSEGAIVDRIHEARGNVDAIIINAGAYTHTSVAIRDALVGVDIPFVEVHITNVHARESFRHHSYLCDKAEAVICGLGVFGYSAAIEYAVKHLKLRTKL; this comes from the coding sequence ATGTCTCGTcgtctcctcctcatcaacgGCCCAAACCTCAATCTCCTCGGCACACGCGAGCCTCACATCTACGGCTCAACCACGCTCTCCGACGTCGAATCCTCCGCCTCAGCCCAAGCAGAATCCCTCTCCTCCAGCTTAGTATCCTTCCAAGCCAACAGCGAAGGCGCCATAGTCGACCGCATTCATGAAGCGCGAGGAAACGTCGATGCGATCATCATTAACGCTGGTGCTTACACGCATACCAGTGTAGCGATAAGAGACGCACTGGTGGGAGTTGATATCCCGTTTGTGGAGGTGCACATCACGAATGTTCATGCGAGGGAGTCTTTTAGACATCATAGTTATCTGTGTGATAAGGCGGAGGCAGTTATTTGTGGGTTGGGAGTTTTTGGGTACAGTGCTGCGATTGAGTATGCAGTTAAGCacttgaagttgaggacgaagctataa
- a CDS encoding general substrate transporter translates to MGLLTLQEDRPTPKAVYNWRVYTCAAIASMAACTIGYDSAFIGTTLALPSFVQEFNFENYEPNALALVKQNIVSVYQAGAFFGSLFAYVSSYFIGRRYSLILFSLVFMVGAGMMLGANGARGLGLIIGGRVLAGIGVGGCSNMTPIYISELAPPAVRGRLVGLYEVGWQAGGLVGFWINYGINQHLPYAPGQNENVWLIPFAVQLIPAGLLLIGAVFIPESPRWLFSKGKRDKAIKNLCWMRNLDREDIYIVEEIGFIDAEIDRFNSAVGAGFWKPFAALKQAKVRWRFLLGALLFVFQNGSGINAINYYSPTVFRSIGITGTNTSFLTTGIFGVVKTAITFVWILVLIDHVGRRNLLMIGAGGGAFCMYFIGAYIKIANNQAKIDAGETPTLSSGGIAAIFFFYLWTAFYTPSWNGTPWVLNSEMFDQTTRSLGQANAAANNWFWNFIIARFTEQMFNAWGWGVYIFFASLMVLSIFFVFFCIPETKGVPLEAMDKLFETKPIWRANKIVMEELRLQDEEFRHNADGADLREEKANAEQIEGKA, encoded by the exons ATGGGCCTCTTGACTCTGCAAGAAGATCGGCCTACGCCAAAGGCCGTCTACAACTGGCGCGTCTACACATGCGCCGCCATTGCATCAATGGCTGCTTGCACAATTGGTTACGACTCTGCTTTCATCGGCACGACACTTGCTCTGCCCTCATTCGTGCAGGAGTTTAACTTTGAGAACTATGAGCCTAATGCGCTTGCCCTGGTCAAGCAGAACATTGTCTCTGTGTACCAGGCCGGTGCCTTCTTTGGATCTCTGTTCGCCTATGTCAGCAGTTACTTCATTGGTCGCCGATATtctctcatcctcttctctcttgtctttATGGTCGGTGCTGGTATGATGCTGGGTGCCAATGGTGCCCGGGGTCTCGGCCTTATTATCGGTGGACGCGTCTTGGCCGGTATCGGTGTCGGTGGATGCTCCAACATGACACCCATTTACATCTCAGAATTGGCTCCTCCCGCTGTACGAGGTCGTCTTGTCGGTCTTTACGAAGTCGGATGGCAAGCCGGTGGTCTTGTTGGTTTCTGGATCAACTACGGAATCAACCAGCACCTCCCTTATGCCCCTGGCCAGAACGAAAACGTCTGGCTGATCCCCTTTGCTGTTCAGCTCATCCCTGCtggtcttcttcttatcgGTGCCGTCTTCATTCCTGAGTCGCCTCGATGGTTGTTCTCCAAGGGCAAGCGCGACAAGGCTATCAAGAACCTTTGCTGGATGCGAAATCTTGACCGAGAGGATATCTACATCGTTGAGGAGATTGGCTTTATCGATGCTGAGATTGACCGATTCAACAGCGCTGTTGGCGCTGGCTTCTGGaagccttttgctgctctcaagcaagccaaggTTCGATGGCGCTTCCTCCTCGGTgctcttctcttcgtcttccaaAACG GCTCCGGTATCAACGCTATCAACTACTACAGCCCCACTGTCTTCCGAAGTATCGGCATCACCGGTACCAACACTAGCTTCCTCACCACTGGTATCTTTGGCGTTGTCAAGACGGCTATTACCTTTGTCTGGATTCTCGTTCTTATCGATCACGTCGGTCGCCGAAACCTTCTCATGATCGGTGCTGGCGGTGGTGCTTTCTGCATGTACTTCATTGGTGCTTACATCAAGATCGCCAACAACCAGGCCAAGATCGATGCTGGAGAGACCCCTACCCTCTCTTCTGGTGGCATTGCAgctatcttcttcttctatctcTGGACCGCTTTCTACACACCATCATGGAACGGTACACCATGGGTTCTCAACTCGGAGATGTTCGACCAGACCACCCGCTCTCTCGGCCAGGCCAACGCCGCCGCCAACAACTGGTTCTGGAACTTTATCATCGCCCGTTTCACCGAGCAGATGTTCAATGCTTGGGGATGGGGAGTGTacatcttcttcgcctcCCTCATGGTCTtatccatcttcttcgtcttcttctgcattCCTGAGACCAAGGGCGTTCCTCTTGAGGCGATGGACAAGCTGTTTGAGACTAAGCCTATCTGGAGGGCTAACAAGATTGTCATGGAGGAATTGAGACTCCAGGATGAGGAGTTCCGTCATAATGCTGATGGTGCTGATCTGCGAGAGGAGAAGGCCAATGCTGAGCAGATTGAGGGCAAGGCTTAA
- a CDS encoding muts domain V-domain-containing protein, giving the protein MPALLHIVSKYLGPTPQVPNLGIVRASFLGPLSLAFAINSGFSQFLVTLDEHYIPLKEVTSNVNMRIESYRYYSIYGMMVLSLAAPSQNSLRVLRFLTTNAGRTASRSSSSYFQSSDSQAHLDHTAARSSLAPRRPQTSLSEYFGYDHSGNSKRPNISRPSTVRPGSRPGTASGRKSRNGTASSILGFSEAQTIVCAVSEARGVSPAVGIAFVNVSLGEAVISQICDNQSYVKTIHKIQLSAPSRIIFMTTACPPNNPSTLFSLIQDLIPETQIDAIERSAWSETEGLEYIHNLAFKDDIKPLKVATQGKFYAISSLAAAMKYIQQHFSINFVPHSLRIQYRPSEDTMMIDISAIQSLEIMQNLRNSKSKDSLFGLLNHTCTPMGSRMLRSNMLQPPTRPDLFITPRYDALDELTTNEEMFLEILEEQINQVLMIKNFLESIPELHTALGPANSVLLTKVRELCRPEITSHSLNTIRQTIEADVTYMKSALDLRNQRTFAVKAGINGMLDVARQTYKELTEDIHQHIDVLNELHGLDANLRYDNGRKYWLRLRAADFDDRPLPDLLINVVRKKDKIECQTLDLVKLNLRLSDTSNEVVIRSDKVVQDLLKELRSDVPHLFRVCESVALVDMISSFAQLATTRDYVKPDLSTTLALKAARHPVLDKTMNGSFVPNDYYSTEQYCFHIVTGCNMSGKSTYIRAVALLQIMAQIGSFVPAEYAAFSIIHSIFARVSLDDNIESNLSTFSVEMREMSFILRNIDDKSLAVIDELGRATSNRDGLAIAIAMSEALIQTRASVWFATHYIDLTKVLADRPGILNLHLAATTSTTEDGLPHITMLYKATSGATSGEEHYGINLARAIGLPQSFIDKAEEVAKDIRRRRETTKRSSESTRLVARRKLILNLQDALRRAKDSGSKEALPGYLQLLQEDFVARMEEVDNM; this is encoded by the exons ATGCCTGCTCTGTTACACATCGTCAGCAAATACTTGGGGCCTACACCCCAGGTCCCGAATCTTGGAATTGTGAGGGCTAGCTTCCTGGGGCCACTCTCGCTTGCCTTTGCCATAAATTCGGGATTTTCACAATTTCTTGTTACTTTAGATGAGCACTACATTCCCTTGAAAGAAGTCACGAGTAATGTCAACATGAGAATAGAAAGTTATAGATA TTACTCGATATACGGCATGATGGTGCTTTCCCTGGCTGCTCCTTCCCAAAACTCGCTCAGGGTCTTGAGGTTCCTCACCACCAACGCAGGAAG AACTGCCAGTCGCTCGTCTTCGAGTTACTTCCAGAGCAGCGATAGCCAAGCACATCTTGACCACACTGCAGCCCGGAGCTCCTTGGCCCCCAGGCGACCACAGACCAGTCTAAGCGAATACTTTGGATACGATCACTCAGGGAATAGCAAAAGACCTAACATCTCAAGACCTTCTACCGTACGTCCTGGATCGAGACCTGGTACTGCATCTGGAAGGAAGTCTCGCAATGGAACCGCCTCATCAATACTAGGGTTCAGCGAAGCGCAGACCATTGTATGCGCAGTGAGCGAGGCTCGTGGAGTTTCTCCTGCAGTCGGAATCGCATTTGTTAATGTTTCTCTTGGGGAGGCTGTCATCAGTCAAATATGTGACAATCAATCATATGTCAAAACAATTCACAAGATCCAGCTGTCTGCACCCTCACGCATTATCTTCATGACTACTGCCTGTCCACCAAACAACCCCAGCACCCTCTTTTCTCTTATACAAGACCTCATTCCTGAAACCCAAATCGACGCGATTGAACGGTCAGCATGGTCTGAGACAGAAGGGCTGGAGTATATACACAACCTAGCTTTCAAGGATGACATCAAACCTTTGAAGGTGGCTACACAGGGCAAGTTCTATGCCATTAGTTCTCTTGCCGCT GCAATGAAGTATATTCAACAACACTTCTCAATCAACTTCGTGCCGCACTCGCTCCGCATCCAATACCGACCTTCAGAAGATACCATGATGATTGACATTTCGGCTATTCAATCGCTTGAGATCATGCAGAATCTCCGAAACTCAAAGTCTAAAGATTCTCTCTTCGGCCTACTGAACCATACATGCACCCCGATGGGTTCAAGGATGCTTCGTAGCAATATGCTTCAGCCACCCACTCGCCCAGATCTCTTCATCACACCTCGGTATGATGCGTTGGACGAGTTGACCACTAATGAAGAAATGTTCTTGGAGATTC TAGAAGAACAGATCAACCAGGTCCTCATGATCAAAAACTTTCTGGAGTCAATCCCCGAACTTCACACGGCGTTGGGTCCTGCCAACAGCGTGTTACTAACCAAGGTCCGAGAGCTGTGTCGCCCTGAAATCACAAGCCACAGTCTCAATACGATCCGACAGACAATTGAAGCGGACGTTACTTACATGAAGTCTGCGCTAGATCTTCGAAATCAGAGAACCTTTGCTGTCAAAGCGGGCATCAACGGAATGCTTGATGTTGCTCGCCAGACATACAAAGAGCTCACCGAAGATATCCACCAGCACATCGATGTTTTGAATG AGTTACACGGACTTGATGCTAACCTCCGATACGATAATGGGCGCAAGTATTGGCTAAGGCTGCGAGCGGCAGACTTCGATGACCGTCCCCTTCCGGATCTGTTGATCAATGTGGTGCgaaagaaggacaagattGAATGCCAGACACTTGACTTGGTCAAGCTCAATCTGAGGTTGTCCGATACCTCCAATGAGGTTGTCATTCGAAGCGACAAGGTTGTACAAGACTTGCTGAAAGAACTACGTTCTGATGTCCCACACTTGTTCCGTGTCTGCGAATCGGTTGCGCTTGTCGACATGATCTCTTCATTTGCGCAGCTTGCAACTACCCGGGACTACGTGAAGCCAGATCTCAGCACGACGCTCGCATTGAAAGCAGCGAGACACCCTGTCCTCGATAAA ACCATGAACGGCAGCTTTGTACCCAATGATTATTACTCCACAGAGCAATATTGCTTCCACATCGTGACGGGCTGTAATATGAGTGGGAAAAGCACCTACATACGGGCGGTCGCATTGCTTCAGATCATGGCGCAAATCGGATCATTTGTGCCTGCCGAGTATGCCGCTTTCTCCATCATCCACAGCATATTTGCTCGAGTTTCGCTTGACGATAACATTGAGAGTAACCTTTCGACCTTTTCTGTTGAAATGCGAGAAATGTCCTTTATCCTGAGGAACATTGACGATAAGAGTCTCGCTGTGATTGACGAGCTGGGCCGGGCCACAAGCAACCGAGATGGCCTAGCAATTGCGATTGCAATGTCTGAAGCATTGATTCAAACCAGGGCATCTGTCTGGTTTGCTACACACTACATTGATCTAACAAAGGTTCTTGCGGATCGCCCGGGTATTCTCAACCTGCACCTCGCGGCCACTACCTCTACAACTGAAGATGGGCTGCCGCATATCACAATGCTTTACAAGGCGACCTCTGGTGCCACCAGCGGCGAAGAACACTACGGCATCAATTTGGCACGTGCGATCGGGCTCCCTCAGTCCTTCATTGACAAAGCCGAAGAGGTGGCCAAGGACATCAGGCGAAGACGAGAAACGACCAAGCGTAGCTCAGAGTCAACTCGGCTTGTAGCTCGTAGAAAGCTCATTCTCAACTTACAGGATGCATTGAGACGGGCCAAGGATTCTGGAAGCAAGGAGGCACTTCCAGGTTACTTACAGCTTTTACAAGAAGATTTTGTTGCCCGCATGGAGGAAGTTGACAACATGTAA
- a CDS encoding inositol monophosphatase encodes MEQHELNDIYAFAVQLGKDAGDMLMAAAQRRIDGNGESSSAVSYVEKENSVDIVTKTDNDVENFIRTTVLSKYPDHGFLGEESYSAGASRTYLVEDKPTWVVDPLDGTVNFTHLFPMFCVSIALVVKGVPVIGVINAPFLRQFFSSCTGRGAWLNETQRLPLIRNPIPPMPANAPSGCTFSCEWGKDRRDIPDGNMSRKVESFVNMASERNGRGGKGGMVHGMRSLGSATLDLAYTAMGSFDIWWEGGCWEWDVAAGFAILEEAGGLVTTANPPSDPETADITRAHLGGRLYLAIRPAGPSETETGRQTQERTVREVWKRVRELDYKRPGV; translated from the exons ATGGAGCAGCACGAATTGAACGACATTTACGCTTTTGCCGTGCAGCTCGGCAAGGATGCCGGTGACATGCTCATGGCGGCTGCTCAGCGCCGGATCGATGGGAATGGGGAGTCTTCGAGTGCTGTTTCGTATGTTGAGAAAGAGAACTCGGTAGATATCGTGACAAAGACAGACAATG ATGTTGAGAACTTTATTCGCACAACTGTTCTCAGTAAATATCCCGATCATGG ATTCCTCGGGGAAGAGTCCTACTCTGCTGGTGCTTCGCGAACATATCTCGTTGAAGACAAACCGACATGGGTAGTTGATCCTCTCGATGGCACCGTCAACTTCACACATCTCTTCCCCATGTTCTGCGTGTCAATCGCTCTAGTGGTCAAGGGTGTTCCAGTCATTGGCGTCATCAACGCACCCTTCCTACGCCaattcttctcatcatgcaCAGGACGAGGTGCATGGCTCAATGAGACACAGCGACTACCGTTGATCAGAAACCCGATTCCTCCGATGCCTGCTAATGCACCTAGCGGCTGTACGTTTTCGTGTGAATGGGGCAAGGACCGTCGCGACATTCCAGATGGCAACATGTCGCGAAAGGTCGAGTCTTTTGTCAACATGGCTTCGGAGAGAAATGGCAGGGGAGGAAAGGGTGGTATGGTCCATGGCATGCGAAGCTTGGGCAGCGCGACGTTGGATCTTGCGTATACCGCTATGGGATCTTTCGACATCTGGTGGGAGGGTGGATGCTGGGAATG GGACGTCGCGGCTGGTTTCGCGATTCTCGAGGAGGCTGGTGGCCTTGTAACAACCGCCAATCCTCCCAGTGACCCAGAGACTGCCGACATTACAAGAGCACATCTTGGGGGACGGCTGTATCTGGCCATACG CCCCGCAGGTCCATCAGAAACAGAAACTGGACGACAGACACAAGAACGAACAGTGAGGGAGGTCTGGAAACGAGTCCGAGAATTAGATTATAAGCGCCCAGGCGTATGA
- a CDS encoding xylose isomerase-like protein, translated as MSLGRCFAGHSLPHKLDMAAKYGFQGIEVFYEDLVDLAKSLPGGDTPTNQITAARTIRDLCAARSLTIICLQPFMHFGGLLNREAQAQQFEELKLWFELCHALETDLILFPSSFLPEEQLTDDMGVIAADFTVAADMGLEQQPPIKFAFEALCWGTRINKWEQSWDIIQRVNRENFGICLDSYNILGRIYADPAAVGGKTKDCESVTKESIKRILTDIDVSKVFLVQVADGEKLSSPLNESHPFYNAEQPSRMSWSRNARLFYGESSYNAYLPCKQLLRAVVQGLGFEGWLSFEVFNRRFCDKDQIVPEETAKRAAESWEKMKIELGLRTADDVQPRLQAML; from the coding sequence ATGTCCCTAGGCCGTTGTTTCGCAGGCCACTCCCTCCCCCACAAACTCGACATGGCCGCCAAATACGGCTTCCAAGGCATAGAAGTCTTCTACGAAGACCTTGTCGACCTCGCAAAGTCCCTCCCTGGCGGCGACACACCCACCAACCAAATCACCGCCGCCCGCACAATCCGCGACCTCTGCGCCGCCCGCTCCCTTACCATCATCTGTCTCCAGCCCTTCATGCACTTTGGCGGCTTGCTCAACCGCGAGGCACAAGCACAACAATTTGAGGAGTTGAAGTTGTGGTTTGAGCTATGTCACGCTCTTGAAACAGATCTTATCTTGTTCCCTAGTAGCTTCTTACCAGAGGAGCAACTTACGGATGATATGGGTGTTATAGCCGCTGACTTTACAGTGGCTGCTGATATGGGGCTGGAGCAACAGCCGCCGATTAAGTTTGCTTTTGAGGCGTTGTGTTGGGGAACGAGGATTAACAAGTGGGAGCAAAGTTGGGATATAATCCAGCGTGTTAACCGTGAGAATTTCGGTATTTGCCTGGATAGTTATAACATCCTCGGTCGAATCTACGCCGACCCTGCAGCCGTAGGCGGCAAGACAAAAGACTGCGAGAGCGTTACCAAGGAGTCCATCAAGAGGATCCTCACAGACATCGACGTCAGCAAGGTCTTTCTGGTGCAGGTGGCTGACGGCGAGAAACTCAGTTCGCCCTTGAACGAGAGCCATCCGTTTTACAACGCGGAGCAACCGTCGCGGATGAGCTGGTCGAGAAACGCGAGGTTATTTTACGGGGAGAGTTCATATAATGCTTATCTTCCATGTAAGCAATTACTGAGGGCTGTTGTGCAAGGATTGGGGTTTGAAGGGTGGTTGAGTTTTGAGGTGTTTAATAGGAGGTTTTGTGATAAGGATCAGATTGTGCCGGAGGAGACGGCCAAGAGGGCGGCTGAGTCGtgggagaagatgaagattgagCTGGGGTTGAGAACGGCGGATGATGTCCAGCCGAGATTGCAGGCTATGCTGTAA
- a CDS encoding uncharacterized protein (expressed protein) — translation MNWRVEETIPKTGGGQRFIQVKLTHIPPSLAVKRLQKLVCRWTSKGQLNSTTEQLLLQNWRFSPGFAGLDLWGKNMLPSLHGIRDCHCLFAGTHRVSGSRVAERTCRGIKTFPRCHNPDSTVLGSPHHYHHVAADLTLFRQEMGRKSQALIIYPCVPHLHGDVGTIPRLIGHFSAAPTHRVSKNIAFSEDERMLLLGMFVSRTRISA, via the coding sequence ATGAACTGGAGAGTCGAAGAGACAATCCCCAAAACCGGTGGGGGGCAAAGATTTATACAAGTCAAGTTGACCCATATTCCCCCTAGTCTAGCAGTAAAACGTCTCCAAAAACTAGTGTGCCGCTGGACCAGCAAGGGCCAACTCAATTCAACAACCGAACAATTGCTTCTCCAGAATTGGAGATTCAGTCCGGGGTTTGCGGGGTTGGATCTGTGGGGGAAGAATATGCTTCCGTCGTTGCATGGGATTCGAGATTGTCATTGTCTGTTTGCTGGGACGCACAGGGTGTCTGGATCTCGTGTTGCTGAGAGAACGTGTCGAGGGATAAAGACTTTTCCGCGGTGCCACAATCCTGACTCAACTGTTCTGGGGTCTCCGCATCATTACCACCATGTGGCCGCGGATCTAACCTTGTTTCGTCAGGAAATGGGGAGAAAATCTCAAGCGCTCATCATTTATCCCTGTGTTCCCCATTTGCACGGCGATGTCGGCACTATTCCGAGGTTGATTGGACATTTTTCAGCAGCTCCAACACACCGCGTCAGCAAAAATATAGCATTCTCCGAGGATGAAAGGATGTTATTGCTGGGGATGTTTGTAAGTCGCACAAGGATCTCGGCCTGA
- a CDS encoding major facilitator superfamily domain-containing protein has product MASSVPFPQSEMVQVNTISQHEPTISQTITRINAAYDWTGPNDPSNPRNFSLLTKILSIASITSLAWASCFAGAIYAPAQTAVSHEFHQGRLPSVLPLSLYNLGMACGPLVGAPLSETYGRKTVYVATTPIFLAFLLGSGFANGIVSLSICRFFAGMFASPNVNNTSATIMDYCAPRYRGASLGIYYSIPSLGAAVGPLVGGFVERSFGWRWTQWVAVVITCVLYIPVLFTRETYKKVVLRRRAIRMGLGDSSSQHTTVARTIRHFFTVLILRPLHMLFTEPIVTLVSLYNGFIFGLLYTFIISVPWIFRHYYNFSATCESLSYLGITLGTLLACAPFVLIDFSYYQKRLMHWNQTHDASEPFPPEHRLISSMIGSFLLPASLLIAGWTAEFRIHWILPIFFQGMTMLACLLIYAGVNLFMLDAYGPLYGASASGAMMLSRYSLSFAFPMFALQMFEKLGAGWATTLLAGFTFLMAPIPWCFFVYGERIRASSRYESSS; this is encoded by the coding sequence ATGGCGTCCTCGGTCCCATTTCCTCAATCAGAAATGGTCCAAGTCAATACCATTTCACAGCATGAACCAACCATCTCACAAACAATAACCCGTATCAACGCAGCCTACGACTGGACAGGTCCCAACGATCCCTCCAACCCCCGAAACTTCTCCCTCCTCACAAAAATACTCAGCATAGCCTCCATAACATCCCTCGCCTGGGCTTCCTGTTTCGCAGGCGCTATATACGCCCCAGCCCAAACCGCCGTCAGCCATGAATTCCATCAAGGCCGTTTACCTTCTGTTCTACCTCTAAGTCTGTATAATCTCGGCATGGCGTGCGGTCCACTCGTTGGAGCACCGCTATCTGAGACTTATGGACGCAAGACGGTGTATGTCGCTACCACGCCTATCTTCCTTGCTTTTCTGCTAGGATCGGGCTTTGCCAATGGTATCGTGAGTTTATCGATTTGTCGGTTCTTTGCGGGCATGTTTGCATCGCCGAATGTGAATAATACGTCTGCTACGATAATGGATTATTGTGCGCCAAGATATCGTGGTGCGAGTTTGGGGATATACTACTCTATACCTTCACTTGGAGCAGCTGTTGGACCTCTTGTTGGGGGGTTCGTTGAGAGGTCTTTTGGGTGGCGGTGGACGCAGTGGGTTGCTGTTGTAATAACGTGTGTTCTTTATATCCCGGTTTTGTTCACGAGGGAGACTTATAAGAAGGTTGTTTTGCGAAGACGAGCTATCAGAATGGGTTTGGGTGATAGCTCGTCTCAACACACAACTGTTGCTAGGACGATTCGACACTTCTTTACGGTTCTCATCCTTCGGCCGCTTCATATGCTGTTCACTGAACCAATCGTCACTCTGGTCAGTCTCTATAACGGCTTCATCTTCGGCTTGTTATACACGTTCATCATATCCGTTCCCTGGATCTTCAGACATTACTACAATTTCAGCGCAACATGCGAGTCCCTTTCATATCTGGGTATAACCCTCGGCACCCTTTTGGCCTGTGCCCCCTTCGTCCTAATCGACTTCTCATACTATCAAAAGCGCCTTATGCACTGGAACCAGACCCATGATGCAAGCGAGCCTTTCCCCCCAGAACATCGTCTCATATCCTCCATGATCGGAAGTTTTCTCCTCCCCGCCAGTCTCCTCATAGCAGGATGGACAGCGGAATTCCGCATCCACTGGATCCTccccatcttcttccagggAATGACAATGTTGGCTTGCCTTCTGATCTACGCTGGTGTAAATCTCTTTATGCTCGATGCTTACGGTCCTTTGTATGGAGCATCGGCGTCTGGTGCTATGATGTTAAGTAGATATTCTTTGAGCTTTGCATTTCCCATGTTTGCGCTGCAgatgtttgagaagcttggtgcGGGGTGGGCAACGACGCTCTTGGCGGGTTTTACGTTTTTGATGGCGCCTATACCGTGGTGTTTCTTTGTTTATGGGGAGAGGATTAGGGCGAGTAGTAGATATGAGTCAAGCTCATAG